Proteins found in one Microbacterium sp. SSM24 genomic segment:
- a CDS encoding ATP-binding cassette domain-containing protein: protein MSMLLDVADLEVAYPGKGFRAKPFQALKGVSLDIRAGETVGLVGESGSGKTTLGRAVLGLAPVTGGSIVYNGQDITHLGRRQRRELSSEIQVVFQDPYSSLNPSLTIEQILSEPLTARGVVAKEAKARVHDLLDRVGLPSNAAGRLPREFSGGQRQRIAIARALALDPKLIVCDEPVSALDLSTQARVLDLFIEIQDRTGVAYLFVTHDLAVVRHISHRVAVMYRGEIVETGDGDRVTSQPEHPYTRRLFMASPVPDPDKQAERRLARRALIDAEATADVA from the coding sequence ATGAGCATGCTGCTCGATGTGGCGGACCTCGAAGTGGCGTACCCGGGTAAGGGCTTCCGGGCCAAGCCGTTCCAGGCCCTCAAGGGCGTCTCCCTCGACATCAGGGCGGGTGAGACGGTGGGCCTCGTCGGCGAGTCCGGATCCGGCAAGACCACGCTGGGGCGGGCCGTGCTCGGGCTCGCGCCCGTCACCGGAGGCTCCATCGTCTACAACGGGCAGGACATCACCCACCTCGGCCGGCGGCAGCGCAGGGAGCTGTCCAGCGAGATCCAGGTCGTCTTCCAGGATCCGTACTCGTCGCTGAACCCGTCGCTGACGATCGAGCAGATCCTGAGCGAGCCCCTCACCGCGCGGGGTGTCGTCGCAAAGGAGGCGAAGGCGCGTGTTCACGACCTCCTCGACCGCGTGGGACTTCCCTCCAACGCAGCGGGGCGCCTGCCGCGGGAGTTCTCCGGCGGCCAGCGGCAGCGAATCGCGATCGCGAGAGCGCTTGCGCTGGATCCGAAGCTCATCGTGTGCGATGAGCCGGTGTCGGCTCTGGACCTGTCGACACAGGCCCGCGTGCTGGACCTGTTCATCGAGATCCAGGACCGCACAGGGGTGGCGTATCTGTTCGTGACCCACGACCTGGCGGTGGTGCGGCACATCAGTCATCGAGTCGCCGTGATGTATCGAGGGGAGATCGTCGAGACCGGCGACGGCGACCGCGTCACCTCGCAGCCCGAGCACCCGTACACACGGCGACTCTTCATGGCCTCGCCGGTCCCCGACCCGGACAAGCAGGCGGAGCGCCGCCTCGCCCGACGCGCGTTGATCGACGCCGAGGCGACGGCTGACGTCGCCTGA